A portion of the Sulfurimonas hongkongensis genome contains these proteins:
- a CDS encoding CNNM domain-containing protein — translation MDLLILYFALAIIISFVCSVLEAVLLSVNMSYVSVLEKENPKAGSLLRLHKINIHKSIASILILNTIAHTIGAAAVGAQAANLFGNDAVVIISIVMTFAILFLSEIIPKTIGAIYWKELAPISAYMIRIFIWITYPVIISTLFVTNKISEGKGDAHTLTRDELLESMYLSEDDGLIDEKESDFIENILKLNKIKVSEVLTPRSVVFAIDENMTIKEIIDTQPAIFKVSRIPLYRGSIEDVTGIVLTKKIFKQALVDDSVTVGSIKKSIFTINENIPVSKALDLFISKKEHMFLVVDNYDQTEGILTLEDCVETVLGVEIVDESDSTDDMRQLAKMRMKQRRKEKINTES, via the coding sequence ATGGACCTGTTAATACTATACTTTGCTTTAGCAATTATAATATCTTTTGTATGTTCTGTACTTGAAGCAGTACTGCTATCTGTAAATATGTCATATGTCTCAGTGCTTGAAAAAGAGAACCCAAAAGCTGGAAGTCTTCTAAGGCTTCATAAAATAAATATACACAAATCTATTGCATCTATTCTTATATTAAACACAATCGCACATACTATTGGCGCAGCTGCCGTTGGAGCTCAAGCTGCTAACCTGTTTGGAAACGATGCTGTTGTGATTATCTCTATAGTTATGACTTTTGCTATTTTATTTCTATCTGAAATTATCCCTAAGACTATAGGAGCTATCTACTGGAAAGAGTTAGCTCCAATATCCGCTTACATGATTAGAATATTTATCTGGATTACATACCCTGTTATCATCAGCACACTTTTTGTTACAAACAAAATTTCTGAGGGCAAAGGAGATGCTCATACACTAACAAGAGATGAACTTTTAGAGAGTATGTACTTAAGTGAAGATGATGGACTCATTGATGAAAAAGAATCAGACTTTATAGAAAATATTTTAAAACTAAACAAGATAAAGGTGAGTGAAGTATTGACGCCTAGAAGTGTTGTTTTTGCTATTGATGAAAATATGACAATTAAAGAGATTATAGATACGCAACCTGCCATCTTCAAGGTTTCTCGTATTCCGCTTTATCGTGGATCTATAGAAGATGTTACAGGTATAGTGTTAACTAAAAAAATCTTTAAACAAGCTCTAGTAGATGATAGTGTTACCGTGGGTTCTATCAAAAAAAGTATATTTACTATAAATGAAAATATTCCTGTCTCAAAAGCACTAGATCTTTTTATATCAAAAAAAGAACACATGTTTTTAGTTGTAGATAACTACGACCAGACAGAGGGAATTTTAACTCTTGAAGATTGTGTTGAGACTGTTTTGGGTGTTGAGATAGTTGATGAGAGCGATTCTACAGATGATATGAGGCAACTAGCTAAAATGAGAATGAAACAAAGACGAAAAGAAAAGATTAATACAGAGAGCTGA
- a CDS encoding ABC transporter ATP-binding protein has protein sequence MNNKPITLKSIYRLILDKKPSLIYGQIITLLAILVSIPIPLMLPLMVDEVLLDKPAFFVNSIDFFLGSTTAFYYIAIVTLVVILLRFIYYFFGVIITKIFTKISKYVTYMIRVRLIEHLKITSMNEYVTLGSGAITSNLVTDVNTLDNFIITSVSKFISSVLTLVAVGIVMIIIDPILGILILIAQPLIMILSKKMAAITGKLKRDENSAIEEFQNNLGETLDLYAQIKASNKEDYFFTQATSHAKKVQTTSNEYGYKSVAYEKLSYTIFLVMFELIRASGLLLVAYSDLSIGMMFAMFGYIWFIMTPVQDILTMQYSYASAKSALGRINKILNLKTQVSGTKKIEKKDVDISIRDLSFAYADEKLILKNISLDIKAKSKIAFIGASGSGKTTLAQVLSGFYEKSSGELKYNSLNVEEIDKRSLRERVFLVLQMPILFNSTLRFNITMGDEHISDEEIYKALEIAQLKEMIEQMEDGLDTIVGRHGVRLSGGQRQRLSIARMIIANPSIVIFDESTSALDVHTEAKLQTIIEPLLKDKTVITIAHRLSTVKNAESIYVLDAGEIVQCGTHEELEAEEGYYMEFVKKQVL, from the coding sequence ATGAACAATAAACCAATCACTCTTAAGAGCATATATAGACTTATATTAGATAAGAAACCCTCTCTTATCTATGGTCAAATCATAACACTTCTAGCCATCTTAGTTAGCATCCCAATTCCTCTGATGCTCCCTCTCATGGTAGATGAGGTTTTACTAGATAAACCTGCTTTTTTTGTAAATAGCATAGACTTTTTTCTTGGGTCTACCACAGCATTTTACTATATAGCTATAGTTACTTTAGTGGTAATTTTGCTAAGATTTATCTACTACTTTTTTGGCGTTATCATCACTAAAATCTTTACAAAAATATCAAAGTATGTAACTTATATGATAAGGGTTAGGCTTATAGAACATCTTAAGATTACCTCTATGAATGAGTATGTAACTCTAGGCTCAGGCGCCATCACTTCAAATCTTGTCACAGACGTAAACACACTTGATAACTTTATCATCACAAGTGTGAGTAAGTTCATCTCCTCAGTTTTAACGCTCGTGGCAGTTGGGATTGTGATGATAATCATCGACCCGATTTTAGGCATCTTAATCCTTATAGCCCAGCCTCTTATTATGATACTTAGCAAAAAGATGGCTGCCATCACAGGAAAGCTAAAAAGAGATGAAAATAGTGCAATAGAGGAGTTTCAAAACAATTTAGGCGAAACACTAGATCTCTACGCACAGATAAAAGCATCAAATAAAGAGGACTATTTTTTCACACAAGCTACTTCACATGCAAAAAAAGTTCAGACGACTTCAAATGAGTATGGTTACAAAAGTGTGGCATATGAAAAACTCTCTTACACTATCTTTTTAGTTATGTTTGAACTTATCCGTGCATCTGGACTTTTGCTCGTGGCCTATAGCGACCTTAGCATCGGAATGATGTTTGCGATGTTTGGCTATATCTGGTTTATTATGACTCCAGTTCAAGATATCTTAACTATGCAGTACAGCTATGCATCGGCTAAGAGTGCTTTGGGGAGAATAAACAAGATACTAAACCTAAAAACTCAAGTCAGTGGAACAAAAAAGATAGAAAAAAAAGATGTAGATATCTCTATAAGAGATTTAAGCTTTGCATATGCAGATGAAAAACTTATACTAAAAAATATCTCTCTTGATATAAAAGCAAAAAGTAAGATAGCCTTTATCGGAGCTAGTGGAAGCGGTAAAACGACTCTAGCTCAAGTCTTATCTGGTTTTTATGAGAAGAGCAGCGGAGAGCTAAAGTACAACTCTTTAAATGTTGAGGAGATTGATAAGCGTTCACTAAGAGAGCGAGTCTTTTTAGTTTTACAGATGCCCATTCTATTTAACTCAACGCTTAGATTCAACATAACTATGGGCGATGAACATATTAGCGATGAAGAGATTTATAAAGCTTTAGAGATAGCACAACTCAAAGAGATGATAGAGCAGATGGAGGACGGACTTGATACTATTGTAGGTCGTCATGGCGTTAGACTCTCAGGTGGGCAGAGACAAAGGCTTAGCATCGCTAGAATGATTATCGCAAATCCAAGCATAGTAATCTTTGATGAGTCAACCTCAGCACTTGATGTTCACACAGAGGCAAAACTTCAAACCATAATAGAACCACTTCTAAAAGATAAAACTGTCATTACCATTGCACATAGGCTTAGCACCGTTAAAAATGCAGAATCCATCTATGTCTTAGATGCAGGAGAGATAGTTCAATGTGGAACTCATGAAGAGTTAGAGGCAGAAGAGGGTTATTATATGGAGTTTGTTAAAAAACAGGTACTCTAA
- a CDS encoding SO_0444 family Cu/Zn efflux transporter: MELIIEFFSALYNLSNAMALYIIFGLAIAGIMHELVPETLVTKHLGSESIGSVIKSTIFGIPLPVCSCGVIPLASSIKKSGASKGATLSFLISTPITGVDSILATYGMFGWIFTLYRVITSMIIAMLAGILTNIFDKEIINEKVVEEKKDSCCSSSNCSNESEVKQKFSFKKAIEYAFVNLLSDIAKPLLWGLIIGAIITISIPENLSAILIEYSWLSYIITIAIAVPMYVCATASLPIAAALMLSGVSAGAAFVFLSAGPATNTVTIGVVKKMLGTKSLYIYLGTIIFGSVIFGLGLDFVFDINSIDTKSLVHVHEEVSLLEILSSIVLWTLMLYFIFKPYFKKA; this comes from the coding sequence ATGGAACTAATAATAGAATTTTTCTCAGCCTTGTATAACCTTAGCAATGCAATGGCTCTTTATATCATATTTGGTCTTGCTATTGCAGGGATTATGCACGAACTTGTGCCTGAAACACTTGTTACTAAGCATCTTGGGAGTGAGAGTATCGGTTCAGTTATAAAGTCCACTATCTTTGGCATTCCGCTTCCTGTGTGCTCATGCGGTGTTATACCTTTGGCATCTAGCATCAAAAAAAGTGGGGCTAGCAAAGGTGCGACTCTCTCATTTTTAATCTCTACACCCATAACAGGCGTTGATTCCATTCTTGCTACTTATGGTATGTTTGGCTGGATTTTTACACTCTACAGAGTTATAACTTCTATGATTATAGCTATGCTAGCGGGAATACTTACAAATATTTTTGACAAAGAGATCATTAACGAAAAAGTTGTAGAAGAAAAAAAAGATAGCTGCTGTTCCTCTAGTAATTGTTCAAATGAAAGTGAAGTTAAACAAAAATTTTCATTTAAAAAAGCAATAGAATATGCGTTCGTAAATCTTCTTAGTGACATTGCGAAACCGCTTTTATGGGGTCTTATTATTGGAGCTATTATTACTATCTCTATTCCTGAAAATCTTAGTGCCATTCTCATAGAGTATTCATGGCTTTCATATATCATTACTATTGCTATTGCTGTACCAATGTATGTTTGTGCAACTGCATCCCTGCCTATAGCTGCTGCGCTTATGCTAAGTGGAGTCAGTGCGGGAGCTGCTTTTGTATTTTTAAGTGCAGGACCTGCTACAAATACAGTGACTATCGGTGTAGTTAAAAAGATGCTAGGAACTAAATCTCTTTATATCTATCTTGGGACTATCATCTTTGGAAGTGTTATTTTTGGCTTAGGACTTGATTTTGTATTTGATATCAACTCTATAGATACAAAATCTTTAGTTCATGTACACGAAGAAGTCTCTTTATTGGAAATACTAAGCAGTATAGTTTTGTGGACTTTAATGTTGTATTTTATCTTTAAACCATATTTTAAAAAAGCATAA
- the gltX gene encoding glutamate--tRNA ligase, with amino-acid sequence MVVTRFAPSPTGYLHIGGLRTALFSYLWAKKNGGKFLLRIEDTDKARNSQEATDAILKAFDWLGLTHDGEIVYQSQRDEIYAKYIQQLLDEKKAYRCYMSKDELTELRQTQMANKQRAMYDGRYRDFDGEPPKGVEPVIRIKAPQNTEILVRDGVKGDVSFQANDILDDFVIARADGSPTYNFVVAVDDHLMGVNEVIRGDDHLSNTPKQIVIYEALGFEIPKFYHVPMIHNSEGKKLSKRDGATDVMEYKKMGYTPEALLNFLVRLGWSHGDQEIFSMDEMISHFNPKDINKSASIYNTQKLDWLSSHYLKNSSNKELAELLSEFDLVLTSHDKKEILLDAIKERAKTLKEMAELTKEILATPRVYDEKAVKKAFKDGSTDILNAFALKLQNSDELHLPSDYHDAMQEVVSEMEIGFGKIGQPLRVALLGKMSGPGLDEVMAIIGKDETILRIANAITANS; translated from the coding sequence ATGGTTGTTACTCGTTTTGCTCCATCTCCTACAGGTTATCTTCATATTGGTGGTTTAAGAACCGCCCTCTTTTCCTATCTTTGGGCTAAAAAAAATGGTGGAAAGTTTCTTCTTCGCATAGAAGATACAGATAAGGCAAGAAATTCACAAGAGGCAACAGATGCTATTCTTAAGGCTTTTGACTGGCTAGGTCTAACCCACGATGGAGAAATAGTCTATCAATCACAAAGAGATGAAATATATGCTAAGTACATACAACAACTTTTAGATGAGAAAAAAGCATATAGATGTTACATGTCAAAAGATGAGTTAACAGAGCTTCGCCAAACTCAGATGGCAAACAAGCAAAGAGCAATGTATGATGGAAGATATCGAGACTTTGATGGAGAGCCACCAAAGGGAGTTGAACCAGTTATCCGTATAAAAGCACCTCAAAACACAGAGATCTTAGTTCGTGATGGAGTTAAGGGTGATGTTAGTTTTCAAGCAAATGATATACTAGATGATTTTGTAATAGCAAGGGCTGATGGCTCACCTACTTACAACTTTGTTGTAGCAGTAGATGACCACCTTATGGGAGTAAATGAAGTTATCCGTGGGGATGACCACCTCTCAAACACTCCAAAGCAGATAGTTATCTATGAAGCTTTAGGCTTTGAGATCCCAAAGTTTTATCATGTACCTATGATACACAACTCAGAGGGTAAAAAACTCTCAAAAAGGGATGGAGCTACTGATGTTATGGAGTACAAAAAGATGGGCTACACTCCTGAGGCACTTCTAAACTTTTTAGTTCGCCTAGGTTGGAGTCATGGAGATCAAGAAATATTTAGTATGGATGAGATGATATCCCATTTTAACCCAAAAGATATAAACAAGTCAGCATCCATCTACAACACTCAAAAGCTTGATTGGCTAAGCTCACATTACCTTAAAAATAGTTCTAACAAAGAGCTAGCAGAGCTACTGAGTGAGTTTGACTTGGTTTTGACTTCACATGATAAAAAAGAGATTTTACTAGATGCTATAAAAGAGCGGGCAAAGACATTAAAAGAGATGGCGGAGTTAACTAAAGAGATTTTAGCAACCCCTAGAGTTTATGATGAAAAAGCTGTAAAAAAAGCCTTTAAAGATGGTTCAACAGATATTTTAAACGCATTTGCTCTAAAGCTTCAAAACTCAGATGAACTGCATCTGCCTAGTGATTATCATGATGCAATGCAAGAAGTAGTGAGTGAAATGGAGATTGGTTTTGGCAAGATTGGTCAGCCTCTTCGCGTCGCACTCTTAGGAAAGATGAGCGGTCCAGGACTAGATGAAGTGATGGCAATAATTGGCAAGGATGAGACAATATTGAGGATTGCAAACGCTATCACTGCAAACTCATAA
- a CDS encoding peptidylprolyl isomerase, giving the protein MQKIVLTILLALSLEAKMIDGVAVVVKGKAITLLDIKKEMKLSKVDETAATDALIRKTLELQEVDERKITVSSSEVYDDIKKSAARNGLNVSEFYEAIRESNGLTSLELKEKVKEKLLSQKLYSSIAYSVVDEPSDDEIESYYKLHKESFIHPSGFNVVIYNAKSKQRLQEKIDNPMFHSPDITSTEQNLPYDRIAPELAQLLEKTPLNSFTPIVPNGKGAYASFYIKEIEPPKEANIESVKNKVINMMMAEQREQVLGNYFARLRHNADIKMIRNVE; this is encoded by the coding sequence ATGCAAAAAATAGTTTTAACAATTTTATTAGCTTTATCATTAGAGGCTAAAATGATAGATGGTGTAGCAGTCGTAGTAAAAGGCAAGGCAATAACTCTTTTAGACATAAAAAAAGAGATGAAGCTCTCAAAGGTTGATGAAACGGCAGCTACTGATGCTCTTATAAGAAAAACACTAGAGCTTCAAGAGGTCGATGAGAGAAAGATCACAGTTAGCAGTAGTGAGGTTTATGATGATATCAAAAAATCAGCAGCAAGAAATGGTCTAAATGTGAGTGAATTTTATGAAGCCATCAGAGAGTCCAATGGCTTAACATCTCTCGAGCTAAAAGAAAAAGTAAAAGAGAAACTTTTGTCTCAAAAACTATACTCATCCATCGCATATAGTGTTGTAGATGAGCCAAGTGATGATGAGATAGAGAGTTACTACAAGCTTCACAAAGAGTCATTTATACATCCAAGCGGTTTTAATGTTGTAATATATAATGCAAAGAGCAAACAAAGACTCCAAGAAAAAATAGACAATCCAATGTTTCACTCTCCTGATATTACAAGTACTGAGCAAAATCTTCCATACGACAGAATTGCTCCAGAGTTAGCACAGCTTTTAGAAAAAACACCATTAAACAGCTTTACACCTATAGTTCCAAATGGAAAGGGTGCGTATGCTAGTTTTTACATTAAAGAGATTGAACCACCAAAAGAAGCAAATATAGAGAGTGTGAAAAACAAAGTTATAAATATGATGATGGCAGAGCAAAGAGAGCAGGTTTTGGGTAACTACTTTGCAAGACTTCGCCATAATGCTGATATAAAGATGATTAGAAATGTTGAGTGA
- a CDS encoding deoxycytidylate deaminase → MLSDENFINIATEISTASKCVSKRVGAVIVKDGRILSTGYNGTPAGFTNCCDHWEDEYTKEHHEWSKTYEIHAEMNAIIWAARKGISIEGATIYVTLEPCSECSKNLIASGIKRIVYAKEYEHTHSEVISKFLKDNGVSIEKLPSTIVEVKDERQRTTRTRD, encoded by the coding sequence ATGTTGAGTGATGAGAACTTTATAAACATAGCAACCGAGATTTCAACTGCCTCAAAATGTGTTTCAAAGCGAGTTGGTGCAGTTATTGTAAAAGATGGCAGGATACTGAGTACTGGCTACAATGGAACTCCAGCTGGATTTACAAACTGTTGTGATCATTGGGAAGATGAGTACACAAAAGAGCATCATGAGTGGTCAAAGACTTATGAGATTCATGCAGAGATGAATGCTATCATCTGGGCGGCTAGAAAGGGTATATCTATAGAAGGTGCTACTATCTATGTGACACTAGAGCCTTGTAGTGAGTGTAGTAAAAATCTTATAGCGAGTGGGATAAAAAGAATAGTTTATGCAAAAGAGTATGAGCATACTCATTCAGAAGTTATTTCAAAGTTTTTAAAAGACAACGGTGTGAGTATAGAAAAACTCCCATCAACTATTGTAGAGGTAAAAGATGAAAGACAAAGAACAACAAGAACTAGAGACTGA
- a CDS encoding iron-sulfur cluster assembly scaffold protein: MKDKEQQELETEIGRHMLQPQNYGEMQDPDCVGIGIDNATQTYAIMYLKRDSSHIQDVKFGTNSTSHDTATLGSLLSEMIKGDSIANVLVTVFGLEEDLKESYANLEKPKVDTSKPEGEQVEHISTQHQDSANIILTAFRAAMRHYDRKQEGIEEEHFEMSIVKTCPYSSGDCAFVKKAKKSDS, encoded by the coding sequence ATGAAAGACAAAGAACAACAAGAACTAGAGACTGAGATAGGAAGACATATGCTTCAACCCCAAAACTATGGGGAGATGCAAGATCCTGATTGTGTCGGTATCGGTATAGATAATGCTACACAAACATACGCCATCATGTACTTAAAAAGAGATAGTTCTCACATACAAGATGTAAAGTTTGGAACCAACTCCACAAGCCATGATACGGCTACACTAGGTTCGCTTCTTAGTGAGATGATAAAGGGAGACTCAATAGCAAATGTTTTAGTTACGGTTTTTGGACTTGAGGAGGATCTAAAAGAGTCATATGCAAATTTAGAAAAGCCAAAAGTAGATACAAGTAAACCAGAGGGTGAACAAGTTGAGCATATCTCAACCCAGCATCAAGATAGTGCAAACATCATCCTAACAGCATTTCGTGCAGCGATGCGTCATTATGATAGAAAACAAGAGGGTATAGAAGAAGAGCATTTTGAGATGAGCATAGTAAAAACTTGTCCTTACTCAAGCGGAGATTGTGCTTTTGTGAAAAAGGCTAAAAAGAGCGACAGCTAG
- the arsC gene encoding arsenate reductase (glutaredoxin) (This arsenate reductase requires both glutathione and glutaredoxin to convert arsenate to arsenite, after which the efflux transporter formed by ArsA and ArsB can extrude the arsenite from the cell, providing resistance.) encodes MREVTIWYNPSCSKCREALAILMNSTYEVQAVNYLETIPTKDEITTALTMLGMNPRELMRTKEDIYSELNLKDEDDYDKLVDAMIKHPILIERPVIFKESKAIIGRPTSIIDKFLQA; translated from the coding sequence ATGAGAGAAGTTACTATTTGGTATAACCCAAGTTGTTCAAAATGTCGTGAGGCGTTGGCTATTTTAATGAATAGCACATACGAGGTTCAAGCTGTTAATTACCTAGAGACAATTCCTACAAAAGATGAAATCACAACCGCACTTACCATGCTTGGGATGAATCCTAGAGAGCTTATGAGAACAAAAGAAGATATCTATAGTGAGTTAAATCTAAAAGATGAAGATGATTATGACAAACTTGTGGATGCCATGATAAAGCACCCTATTCTTATAGAGAGACCTGTGATTTTTAAAGAATCTAAAGCCATTATAGGGCGACCAACTTCCATTATTGATAAGTTTTTACAGGCTTAA
- a CDS encoding class I SAM-dependent methyltransferase codes for MLSIDLKSKSSFEILEVFESLSLRPREILEVEILESDLDSFGFKSFVDLAQIFLLKMLLALQKDEKSIVLRFSKLDESSSFHKSQSSSEKYGVGSEFFSIDKTKQFSFLYHYKKALEFVGIESKKRVLNLGINRGDEFRVIEQLLREEQFNEKSFVGVDYCASVIEYAKKELGAPNVEFICHDINALDGLNLAKFDLLISIGTLQSSNIRFNASFMHIYQNFIEDGGAIVLGFPNSRWCDGEMIYGAKAPNYSFSEMSLVLKDIHFCKKYLQQKKYRVVITGKDYLFLSARKI; via the coding sequence ATGTTAAGTATTGATTTAAAATCAAAGAGTTCATTTGAGATTCTTGAGGTTTTTGAGTCTCTTTCTCTCAGGCCTAGAGAGATTCTTGAAGTAGAGATTTTAGAGAGTGACTTGGACTCTTTTGGCTTTAAATCTTTTGTGGATTTGGCTCAGATATTTCTTTTAAAGATGCTCCTTGCTTTGCAAAAAGATGAGAAAAGTATCGTTTTGAGATTTTCTAAACTCGATGAGAGTAGTTCTTTTCATAAGTCACAAAGTAGCAGTGAAAAGTATGGCGTTGGTAGTGAGTTTTTTAGTATTGACAAAACAAAGCAGTTTAGTTTTTTATATCACTATAAAAAAGCTTTAGAGTTTGTTGGCATAGAGAGTAAAAAACGGGTTTTAAATCTTGGCATAAACCGTGGCGATGAGTTTAGAGTTATAGAGCAACTCCTAAGAGAAGAGCAGTTTAATGAGAAGAGTTTTGTTGGAGTTGACTACTGTGCATCTGTCATAGAGTACGCAAAAAAAGAGTTAGGTGCTCCAAATGTTGAGTTTATTTGCCACGATATAAACGCTCTTGATGGGCTAAACTTAGCTAAGTTTGACTTGCTTATCTCTATAGGAACCTTGCAAAGTTCTAACATAAGATTTAACGCTTCGTTTATGCACATCTATCAAAACTTTATTGAAGATGGCGGTGCGATAGTGCTTGGTTTTCCAAATTCTAGATGGTGTGATGGCGAGATGATTTATGGTGCAAAAGCACCAAACTACAGCTTTAGTGAGATGAGTCTAGTTTTAAAAGATATACACTTTTGTAAAAAGTATCTCCAACAAAAAAAGTATAGAGTTGTCATCACTGGCAAAGACTATCTCTTTTTAAGTGCGAGGAAGATTTAG
- the asnB gene encoding asparagine synthase (glutamine-hydrolyzing), translating to MSDFLAISKGLDVKRLKVIFDGELYKQKELREMLGFVDSLSDEELIMASYKKWGVNFVKYLDGSFRIAIYDKKKLFLFRDRFGLKSLFFMQKDKTLIFASTLKQLTPYLGRVSMNKDALLSYLSFLAPTSPYTFFDGIYKLGSSEYLIFDGDKYETKEYFNLLDAESSIITDRDEAIYKLEKTLRKSIDARLNSATASLLSGGIDSATICAFTKQRGVNLETYTVGYKEFAKYDEREAARESAKLLGLNNIALEISQSEFIDASEIVLDALDEPLNDPASIPLYLLFEKIKRDGHSVVLSGEGSDELFLGYRQYFEFLDIEQLNNLKNKNWLKRYFRSNYSKNREWEHYKRVFDDTLLFRTSGESFTDLQKNALLKQNIKDNYALKYLCKHRDRFIASTHKDESLWYSFIDLKHFQAEHFLAKLGRVSSAHSIKTRTPFLDNNLASLAFNISPKLRYEDGVTKGLLKEIMKPYLNEKILKRKKKGFSNPFLEYLINSKKISLIKEINAQTGMFKTKELDEYIESATKSGFKQHIWGLYVLSVWIKKWLL from the coding sequence GTGTCTGATTTTTTAGCGATTTCAAAAGGACTAGATGTAAAGAGGTTAAAAGTTATCTTTGATGGGGAACTTTACAAGCAAAAAGAGCTAAGAGAGATGCTAGGCTTTGTAGATTCTCTAAGTGATGAAGAGCTTATAATGGCTTCATATAAAAAGTGGGGAGTTAACTTTGTAAAGTATCTAGATGGTAGCTTTAGGATTGCCATCTATGATAAAAAAAAGCTATTTCTTTTTCGTGATAGATTTGGTCTCAAATCTCTCTTTTTTATGCAAAAAGATAAAACTCTTATCTTTGCATCTACTCTAAAACAACTCACTCCATATCTTGGGAGAGTTAGTATGAACAAAGATGCCCTGCTCTCTTATCTTTCATTTTTAGCACCAACATCTCCTTATACTTTTTTTGATGGCATCTATAAACTTGGCTCATCTGAGTATCTAATCTTTGATGGAGACAAGTATGAGACAAAGGAGTACTTCAATCTCTTAGATGCAGAGTCTAGCATCATCACAGATAGAGACGAAGCGATATATAAGCTAGAGAAAACTCTAAGAAAATCTATAGATGCAAGGCTAAATAGTGCAACGGCTTCTCTTCTCTCTGGAGGCATAGATAGTGCGACAATTTGTGCTTTTACAAAACAAAGAGGCGTTAATTTAGAGACCTATACAGTAGGCTACAAAGAGTTTGCTAAGTATGATGAGAGAGAAGCAGCAAGAGAGAGCGCTAAGCTTTTAGGCTTAAACAACATCGCTTTAGAGATATCTCAAAGTGAGTTTATAGATGCGAGTGAGATAGTTTTAGATGCCCTAGATGAGCCTTTAAATGACCCTGCGTCTATTCCTCTTTACTTACTTTTTGAGAAAATCAAGCGAGATGGACATAGTGTAGTTTTGAGCGGAGAGGGAAGTGATGAGCTTTTTTTGGGGTATAGACAATATTTTGAGTTTTTAGACATAGAGCAACTAAACAATCTTAAAAACAAAAACTGGCTAAAGAGATATTTTCGCTCAAACTACTCTAAAAATAGAGAGTGGGAGCACTATAAAAGAGTCTTTGATGACACCCTACTCTTTCGCACTTCAGGCGAATCTTTTACAGATTTGCAAAAAAATGCACTTTTAAAACAAAACATAAAAGATAACTACGCCCTAAAATATCTCTGCAAACATAGAGATAGGTTCATCGCATCCACTCACAAGGATGAGAGCCTTTGGTATAGTTTCATCGACCTAAAACACTTCCAAGCCGAGCATTTTTTAGCAAAACTAGGCCGTGTAAGTTCGGCACACTCTATAAAAACAAGAACTCCATTTTTAGACAACAACTTAGCCTCTTTAGCCTTTAACATCAGCCCTAAACTTCGATATGAAGATGGAGTTACAAAAGGGCTTTTAAAAGAGATTATGAAGCCATACTTAAATGAGAAAATTTTAAAAAGAAAGAAAAAAGGCTTCTCAAATCCTTTCCTAGAATATCTCATAAACTCTAAAAAAATCTCTCTTATAAAAGAGATCAACGCTCAAACAGGGATGTTTAAAACTAAAGAGTTAGATGAGTATATAGAGAGTGCCACAAAGAGCGGCTTTAAACAGCATATTTGGGGACTCTATGTTCTTAGTGTTTGGATTAAAAAGTGGTTACTCTAA